In a genomic window of Pangasianodon hypophthalmus isolate fPanHyp1 chromosome 1, fPanHyp1.pri, whole genome shotgun sequence:
- the tars2 gene encoding threonine--tRNA ligase 1, cytoplasmic produces MIVALCLRRALCHVTLSSALRSHRSYSKPSVSQSDRLRLFEAFSKRPDQKGAAPGQELSIRLADGRTLKGLSGVTTPLQIAQDIRVKGAVVSRVSGALWELSRPLEADCELQLLSFDSSEGRQVVWRTGACVLVSVMETQFGAQVCREGVSDTGLYCDYRLDNSLVCLEEVEKRCVVAAASKLPITTTQLSAHQLRQLFQDDDVRLQCAEEALMHGDTVSVYRCGVCVGVCSGPLLPHTSFLRSFKMLQVSPVTLSSNPDAAGVQRIMGVSFPGERERERWEHEQEEAKKRDHRRIGKEQELFFFNDVSPGSCFFLPKGAHIYNTLTDFIKSEYRRRGFSEVVTPTLYSTSLWQRSGHWEHYSENMFTVTCEPHTFALKPMNCPAHCVMYEQRVRSWRELPLRWADFGALHRNEHSGALGGLTRVRRFCQDDAHIFCTPEQLEEEMTACLDFVRSVYRVFGFTFHCLLSTRPAQFLGDSALWDTAEQQLEKSLQCFGEHWELNPGDGAFYGPKIDIQIRDAIGRQHQCATIQLDFQLPIRFNLEYVGADGQVHRPVMVHRAVLGSLERMIAILAENFGGKWPFWLSPAQVMVLPVGDKSEQYGRDVVQRLKEAGFMADHDDDHGSTLNKKIRSAQLCQYNYVFVVGEKERQSGTVSVRTRGGKQLGQRSLEEVMTSLMELRESRSNQEHF; encoded by the exons atgATAGTGGCGTTGTGTTTGCGGCGAGCTCTGTGCCACGTGACCCTGAGCTCGGCGTTGAGGAGCCACAGAAGCTACAGCAag CCttcagtcagccaatcagaccGACTGCGACTGTTTGAGGCCTTCTCAAAAAGGCCAGACCAGAAAGGGGCGGCGCCCGGACAAGAGCTGAGCATCCGATTGGCCGATGGCAGAACATTGAAAGGATTGTCGGGGGTCACGACCCCATTACAGATTGCTCAGGACATACG GGTTAAAGGAGCTGTAGTGAGCAGAGtgagtggtgcattgtgggagttATCTCGCCCCCTAGAGGCCGACTGTGAGCTTCAGCTGCTCAGCTTCGACTCCTCAGAGGgaagacag gtggtgtggAGGACAGGTGCGTGTGTTTTAGTGAGTGTGATGGAAACACAGTTTGGTGCTCAGGTGTGTCGTGAAGGTGTATCAGACACTGGACTGTACTGTGACTACAGACTGgacaacag CTTGGTGTGTTTAGAGGAGGTGGAGAAGAGGTGTGTGGTGGCGGCAGCATCGAAACTCCCCATCACCACAACGCAACTGAGTGCGCACCAACTCCGACAGCTCTTCCAG GATGATGATGTGAGGCTGCAGTGTGCTGAGGAGGCTCTGATGCATGGAGACACAGTCAGTGTGTACAG gtgtggagtgtgtgtaggtgtatgtTCCGGTCCACTCCTCCCTCACACAAGCTTCCTGCGCTCCTTTAAGATGTTGCAG GTTTCTCCGGTGACTTTATCGTCCAATCCCGATGCAGCAGGTGTGCAGAGGATTATGGGAGTTTCGTTTCCcggtgagagagagcgagagcggtGGGAGCATGAGCAGGAGGAGGCGAAGAAACGAGACCATCGACGCATTGGAAAG gAGCAGGAGCTGTTCTTCTTTAATGATGTCAGTCCGGGAAGCTGCTTCTTCCTGCCCAAAGGAGCTCATATTTACAACACGCTCACTGATTTTATAAAG AGCGAGTACAGGAGGCGAGGCTTCAGTGAGGTCGTGACCCCGACTCTGTACAGCACGTCGTTATGGCAACGCTCAGGTCACTGGGAGCACTACAGCGAGAACATGTTCACGGTGACGTGTGAGCCGCACACATTTGCCCTCAAGCCCATGAACTGCCCCGCCCACTG TGTGATGTATGAGCAGAGAGTGAGATCATGGCGTGAGCTGCCACTTCGCTGGGCCGACTTTGGCGCGCTGCACCGCAACGAGCACTCAGGGGCACTAGGGGGCCTAACTAGGGTACGACGCTTCTGTCAGGATGACGCACACATCTTCTGCACACCCGAGCAG TTAGAAGAAGAGATGACGGCATGTTTGGACTTCGTAAGGAGTGTGTATCGTGTGTTTGGTTTCACATTCCATTGCTTGCTCTCCACTCGCCCCGCCCAGTTTCTGGGAGACTCCGCCCTCTGGGACACGGCAGAACAG CAGTTGGAGAAGAGTCTGCAGTGTTTTGGTGAGCACTGGGAGCTGAACCCCGGTGACGGCGCTTTTTACGGTCCAAag aTCGATATCCAGATCCGAGATGCGATTGGTCGACAGCACCAGTGTGCCACCATCCAGCTGGACTTCCAGCTGCCAATCAGATTCAACCTGGAGTATGTAGG agctGATGGACAGGTGCACAGACCCGTGATGGTGCATCGTGCAGTTTTGGGCTCACTAGAGAGAATGATTGCCATTCTGGCTGAGAATTTCGGTGGCAAGTG GCCGTTCTGGCTTTCACCAGCGCAGGTCATGGTTTTGCCAGTAGGGGACAAAAGTGAGCAGTACGGCCGGGAC GTGGTCCAGAGATTAAAGGAAGCAGGTTTTATGGCTGACCATGACGATGACCACGGTTCCACCTTAAATAAGAAAATTCGCTCAGCACAACTTTGCCAATATAACTATGTATTTG TGGTAGGAGAGAAGGAGCGACAGAGCGGGACAGTCAGTGTGAGGACGAGAGGAGGGAAACAACTAGGGCAGAGGTCATTGGAGGAAGTGATGACATCACTGATGGAGCTCCGAGAGAGCCGCAGCAACCAGGAGcatttctga